The genomic segment CCGGCAGACGAAAACAGAGATCCGAATGCAGACATCAACGTTATTGCTATCGACTCTATTTTTACACCTATACGTAATGTAAAATATTCAATTGAAAACTTTCGTGTTGAGCAAAAGACGGACTACGAAAAACTGGTTCTTGAAATAGCCACTGATGGTTCTATTCATCCGAAGGAAGCGTTGAAAGAAGCTGCTAAGATTCTGATTCATCATTTTATGTTGTTCTCAGATGAAAAGATTGCTACCGAAACAGTTGATACAGATGGTAATGAAGAGTTCGACGAAGAAGTTCTTCATATGCGTCAGCTACTAAAGAGCAAATTAGCAGACATGGATCTTTCCGTTCGCGCATTGAATTGCTTGAAAGCTGCAGATGTTGAAACGTTAGGTGAGTTGGTTAAATTCAACAAAAATGATTTGTTGAAGTTCCGTAACTTCGGAAAGAAATCACTTACAGAACTAGATGAACTGCTTGAAGGCTTGAACCTTTCATTCGGTATGGATATCACGAAATATAAATTAGATAAAGAGTAAAGCGATGAGACATAATAAAAAAATCAATCACTTAGGTCGTACAAATACTCACCGTGAGGCGATGCTTTCTAATATGGCTTCTTCTTTGATTAAGCATAAGAGAATCTTTACCACGACAGCAAAAGCCAAGGCACTTCGTAAGTATGTTGAACCACTTATTACAAAGTGTAAAGACGACAGCACACACTCACGTCGTGTTGTTTTCAGCACACTACAGGACAAATATGCTGTAACCGAGTTGTTCCAGGAAGTATCTAAAAAAATTGGTGACCGTCCAGGTGGTTATACAAGAATCATTAAGACTGGTAATCGTTTGGGTGACAATGCAGCTATGTGCTTCATTGAACTTGTAGACTACAACGAAAACATGTTGAAAGAAAATGTAGCTAAAAAAGCTGCTAAAACACGTCGTTCAAGAAAGAAAGCTACTACAGCTGAAGCAACTGTTGCTGAAGCTAACGAAGCATCTGCTGAATAAGTATTCAAGTATACATAATATGAAAAGGGGTAATCCATCGGATTATCCCTTTTTTGTTCCTTATATCTTTGCTTATTCAAAGATATATGTTTGGCTTCCGAAAGATATATCTTTGAATCTTGAAAGCTATATCTTTGGACTTAAAATGATATAACATTTAATACAAAATGTATATACTTTTTAAACCAAATGTAGTGACTCACACAAATAAAACCATCTATTATACACTTTGCTATAATATCTCCTGTCTTACATGTCCAATATACCATCTTTCTTTGAATTCTGCCAACATTCCACCCCCTGCCTTTGTTATATTACAGTAGAATAAGTATAACTAATTTCAAAATAGTAAAGTATGAATATTGCAAAAATTATCGGACGTGAAGTATTGGACTCCCGTGGTAATCCTACTGTAGAAGTTGATGTTTGGTTGGAATCCGGCGCTTTTGGTCGCGCTGCTGTCCCTTCGGGTGCTTCTACCGGCGAAAACGAAGCCATCGAACTACGTGATGGAGACAAAAAACGTTACGGTGGTAAAGGAGTTCTCAAGGCTGTAGAAAATGTAAACAAAGTAATTGCTCCTGCTCTTTTGGGTTATAATGCTCTTCTTCAGGTAGCCATCGACAGAAAACTTATTGAATTGGATGGAACCAAAACGAAATCTAATTTAGGTGCCAATGCAATGCTTGGTGTTTCATTGGCTGTTGCAAAGGCTGCTGCCAATTACCTTGATTTGCCATTGTATCGTTATATCGGAGGTACCAATGCCTATGTATTGCCGGTTCCGATGATGAACATTATCAATGGTGGTTCGCACTCCGATTCTCCTATTGCATTTCAGGAATTTATGATTCGCCCTGTAGGAGCTTCAAGTTTCCGCGAAGGGTTACGTATGGGTGCCGAAGTATTCCATGCTCTTAAGAAAGTTCTTCACGATAGAGGTTTAAGTACAGCTGTTGGTGATGAAGGTGGTTTTGCGCCTGTTCTGGAAGGTACGGAAGATGCTCTCAACTCTATTCTTTCTGCTATCAAGGCTGCCGGTTACGAACCAGGAAAGGATGTAACGATTGCTTTGGACTGCGCTTCTTCCGAATTTTATAAAGACGGTATTTACGACTATTCAAAGTTTGAAGGTGCTAAAGGTGCCAAAAGAACAGCAGACGAGCAAGTTGCTTACCTGTCTGAATTGGTTTCTAAATATCCTATCGACTCTATCGAGGACGGTATGGATGAAGGCGACTGGGACGGATGGAAGAAGCTTACAACAGCTCTTGGCAGCAAATGTCAGCTGGTAGGAGACGACTTGTTTGTAACTAACGTAGACTTCCTTAAGAAGGGAATTGAAACAGGTTGTGGTAATTCCATCCTTATCAAAGTAAACCAGATCGGTACACTTACAGAGACTCTGGATGCGATCGAAATGGCTCACCGTAATGGTTACACTTCAGTTACTTCTCACCGTTCCGGCGAGACTGAAGATGCTACAATTGCAGATATTGCCGTTGCAACCAATTCAGGTCAGATCAAAACAGGTTCATTAAGTCGTTCGGATCGTATGGCTAAGTACAACCAGCTTCTTCGTATTGAGGAAGAATTAGGTAGCCGTGCGGTTTATGGTTATGCCAAATTGAAAAAGTCTTGCTGCTAAATTGTAAAAATTTATTTTAAATATCTGAAGAGGGGTTTCTTGGAAAAGAGATCCCTCTTTTTTTGTATCTTTTTCTCAATAAACATCTTACATCATATTGTTAGTCTCTTGAAAATTCCATTTTTGGAATATCCTTGCATAAACTCAATACAATGTAATACAAGGTAGTGTATTTTAACATTTATTTTTGTAACGCTTTCAAAAGTGCATGCGTCTTATCTCTAGAAACAAGAACAATAAATCGAAGAGATATGAACAAGCTATTATTTACACTCCTGTTTTGCTTTAGTTGTGCAACACTTATTTTTGCACAGAGCCTTAAGATCAGCGGCCGTATTACAGATTCTCAAAGTAAGGAACCGCTCGAATTTGCAAATATCGTACTTACCACTGCCGACACCACATAAGACTTCAAGGGAGTGTTAACAACAATCAACCCTCTTTGTCGGAATTAAGCGCCGTTGACCAGCGGATCGACTCCTTACAGATAGTAAGAGGAAACCCATTGCTCCAGCCCTATACATCGTATCAGGTAAATCTGTCGGGAGAAGCCCGCAAAGGTATTTTTACCGCCAATTTATGGTCCTCATACGAATACAGACCCAAAGCCATCATGGATGAGAAGTTTGTTGAAGGGAACCGGATTATCAATACATTCGACAACCAGAAAAGCTGGCAACGTCTTTCCGTGGAAACAACCTTAAAAGTAAAGCCTTTGAAAGACCTTTTGCAAGTATCGGCAACCGGTGGGGTAAACCATTATCTGAGTGATGGAAACACTTACAACCATGAGTATACGAACTGGTTCTACAGAGGAGATTTATCCTTTGTTTACAAAAAGGTGATGCTGGCGTTTCAGATTCAAAGTAACTGGAACTGGTTCTGGGGTGAAAATGTATATGGTGGCGAAAACTATCATCTGTTGCAGGCAAAATATAACATGAAGAACTGTTCAATCGGACTGGGTGTATTCAATCCGTTCTCCGACAACTACAAAGTGGTTAACGAAAACTGGTCGCAGCATGCCACCATTAAGAAAGCCAATTACATCAATGAATCTTCCAGATTGGTTATGGTTCAATTTTCGTGGAACCTAAGTTTCGGAAGAAAATATGCCAGTGCTCAGAAGAAACTTCAGAACAGCGATAGCGACTCGGGTATAGTTACAAACAGCAAATAAGATTTTTTAAGTTGTAAATAATTTTTTGGAAGAGGCTGGCCAGTGATTGGTCGGCCCTTCCTGTTAGATATAACACACGCTGAAATGACGTCAGATCGGACTGCAAAAACAATGCAGCCAATCGCTGTCAGGTAAGCAGTAACGACGGGTTTACCAGGTCTCTGTTCAGGTTGTCTGTAACCCTTAACTGCATCGGATAAATAAGAATGAATCCCGTTTTATTATGCTGATTGTTTAAGAAGTGATGAATCCGGTTCATGGCCGGGTGATAAGACGGATTCTCTTTACGACTCATTATAATAAGAAAACTATCATTCACTTTAACCTCTGCATTTAATGTATTGAAGTTATCCCAGTTTTCAAATTCTTTATATTCGGTACCAACCGACTGTTTACTGCAAACTTCTTTCAGGTGATTCAAGGTATGTGCAGATGAATAAAAGACAATTTTAGTACCGGTGTTTTTTGCCAGACTCCATACTTTATGAAGCCAAAAAGGGAATCCGAGCTCTTTTTCGGCCTTGTCCGGTACAATAACCAAATACCTGCTTACAGTGCCTAAGGGTTGCATCGGTTTAAAGATTAAGGTTGTGGCGTTACTTTGCAGCAACAAACGTTCGGTAAGATTCCCCAGGAAGGATTCGGTAATCTGCTTCTTTTGATGTAATCCCATTATCAGATAGGTAATTTTTTGTTCTTTAATCGTATTTGTAATCGCGTTTACCACATCCGTATCATATCTTAGCAAGTCGCTTAAACGATTGTCCGTAGCAGAGGCATGGATAATTGCCTTCTCCAGAATCTTCCGGGCATCTTTATCGGCCTGATCATCGTAATCGTCGGTGCTGATTACGTTCAGCGCAAACAACCGCGATTTTTTCCCCTTCTGCTTGATGGAGGCGCTCAACTGCACCAGATCGTCTACTGTTTCCTCGTTGCTTACGGTTATAAGAATCCGTTCGCGTTCCATAACGTCGGCCTCCCCATTGTCTGCCGATTCTTCCAGGGCAATATTCTTTGCCCCTCTCTGCGCAGCAAAAGAGGCGATCGTACATGTAACCAATATCATGAAGATTGTTCCATTTAGCACATCCTCGTTCAATAACCGGATGGGTGTCCCGTTGCTGTCGGTTCCGGTAATTACATTGTAACCTACAATGACAGCCGCCAGGGTAGCGGCAGCTTGTGCATTGCTTAAACCAAAAATAATATCGCGTTCGTCTCTGGTATACTTAAATTGCTTTTGTGTTAACCAGGCTGCCAGAAATTTGGCAAGGGTGGCTACAATCGTCATCACTACCGCTACCTTAATGGTTTCGAAGTTGACGAAAGATCTGAAATTAATAAGCATACCCACTCCGATCAGGAAAAAGGGAATGAAGATGGCATTTCCAACAAACTCCACCCGGTTCATCAATGCGGATGTACGGGGAATGAGTCTGTTCATGGACAGCCCCGACAAAAACGCACCTATAATAGGTTCGATACCTGCAAGTTCGGCCAGAAATGCTCCGGTAAATACAATTACCAGAACAAAAATATATTGTGAAACATTGTCGTTAAATCGTTTAAAGAACCAACGCCCTATGATTGGAAACAATCCCAATACGATGGATCCGAAAATAAGAAGAGAAATAAGGATCTTAATCCAGAAAGAGGGGCCGACTGTCCCTTTGGACATTTCAACAATTACCGTAAGAACAAGCAAGGCAAGGGTATCCGTAATCATAGTACCACCAATGGTTATGGTTACCGCCCGATTTCTGGTAACCCCCAATTTGCTTAGAATAGGGTAGGCTATGAGGGTATGCGAAGCGAACATACTGGCCAGAAGAACCGATGATATCAATGAAAACTGGAGTATGTATACCCCGGTAAGGATACCTAAAGTCATAGGAATCAAGAATGTGTACATGCCGAATACCAGACTTTTACGGCTGTTTTTCTTAAAATCGTCGTGATCTATCTCCAATCCTGCCAAAAACATAATATAAAGCAATCCGGCTGTACCCGAAAGAATAATACTGCTGTCGCGTTCCATCAGATTAAAACCAAAAGGTCCCACAATTGCTCCGGCAATTATCAGCCCCAGCAAATGAGGAATTCTCAACCTGTTGAGCAACAGAGGGGCGAATAGTATGATAAGTAATATTAACAGGAATTTTAGCACAGGATTATCAATGGGTAGTCCTGTTACCAGTAGTATTGAAAGGTTCATATGGAGTCCGGTTTATTATTTGATGTTATTGCAGAACAATGTTACAGAAAAAAACTGAAATATCAAAACAAGCGAGCCGACCAATCACTGGCCGGCTCGCTCCCCTATTGAACCTATTATTATATGAAAGTAAAAATGATTACTTTATGATAGATATACGGTGAAATTGAAAATTAATACTCAACAAACCGGTTATTTCATGTATTTTAACCACGAATTATTCTTTTCGGTCTGATTATAAGCTACTTTTTGTAGACTTTTACATAATCTATTTTGAATGTATCGGGAGCTACGGCCTTTTTGAAACCTTCCAGTTTATCCCTTATTTCCATGCTCAGGATTATATATTGATCTATTTTGGAAATCCCTTCGTTAACTTCAAAAAACTTAAGACCATCGATGTAAAAGGCATAATTCTTTTCGGTCCACTCAAACCCGAAGGTATGAAAGCCTTTATCCAGTCCTTTCAATCCGCTTTTAAGCGGTCCCACCGATTGCATTTCGGGCCCATAAGCCCAGTGTAAGGCATGCGATAGGGTATCCGGACCTAATTCGTTAAAATATTCGAATATATCCATTTCAACACCGTATTCAGCTGGATCTCTTCCCTCCGATATTTTGGGTGACTGCATCCAAAAAGCGGCCCAGGGGCCTACCGACTTCTGTAGCTCAGCACGGCACTCAAAATAACCGTAGGTAGTTTCAAACTTACCTTCCGAACCAATCATGGCTCCCAGTATGCTGTCGCCTTTAATGTCGTACATCAATAATAGATTGCCATTTTCCACTTTAACCATCGACGAGTCGTTGTATCCGATCCTGCGGCTGCCCAGTCCGCGCAGGCTCCATTTGGTGGTATCCAGCTTTGTGCCGTCAAAGCTATCCATCCAAACCAGTTTATATCCATTATCTGTTGGTACAAAGGGAGTATGCGACAAGGCATTGTTATCAGGAAAAGAATTTCTTGGGTTTGGAGAGCAAGACCATCCTGCAATGAAAAGAATAAGAAGGATGGGAGTAAATCTGAATATTTTCATATGAATTGAGTGTAAGGATTAAACAAAGTGAACAATAAAAGAGAAGGGGGTGTGTCAAAATAGGCACACCCTCGTTTTATGCACAAAGGTCGAACTTTCCCAAGCTCGGCCTTTGCTATTTCCTAGAGTTTTTGTAACTTTAGGTTTTCAAAATTCATATGACAAAGTTACATTTTCGCCCGTATATATCCAACCAAACGCTTCTTTTTCCGAGCCGGATTGATGAAGATATTGCTGAAGATGACCCTGTCCGGGTAGTCAATGCCCTGGTTGACAATCTTGACCTTAATAATATTAAGGCTCTTTATAAAGAATATGGTCGTAGTCCCTATCATCCACAGATGATGCTCAAGGTGATTATCTACGCCTACATGAACAACGTTTATTCCTGTCGCAAGATTGAGAAGCTGCTTCTTCGCGACATCCATTATATCTGGCTTGCCGGGTATGAAAAACCAGACTTTATTACAATCAACCGTTTTCGTAATCGGGTAAAGCATGAGATTAACCAGATTTTCACCCAACTAGTGCTTCTTCTTGCCGGTAAAGGCTATGTGAGTCTGGATGTGGAATACATTGATGGGACAAAGATTGAATCCAAAGCCAACAAATATACCTTTGTCTGGCGCAAAAGCGTGGAGAAGAACCGGGACAAACTTCTCGATAAAATAAGAATCCTGCTTGAACAGATTGATGAAACGATCGCCCAGGATAAAGCAGCAGAGAATCAATCCGTGGCGTTTACTCCGGCAGCCATCTCCGATCTTGCCCGGGAGTTGAAGGAGGCGCTGGCAGAGCAACCCGCAGCCAGGACCAGGGAAGAAAAGAAAGCCCGTCGGGCAAGGGAGAAAGAGATAAAAGAGTTAGAGAAGCACGGCGATAAGCTTGCCGAATATGACCAGCATCTGCAAACACTCGGGGATCGTAATTCTTATTCCAAAAGTGATCCTTCAGCCACCTTTATGCGCATGAAAGAGGATGCGATGAACAACGGCCAGACCAAACCCGGCTACAACTTACAAATCGGGACAGAGAACCAATTCATCACCGACTTTTCCCTGTTCCCCAACCCTACAGACACATTAACCCTTATACCTTTCCTTAGCTCGTTTTCCGGACGTTACAACCGGCTTCCCGGCAAAGCCGTTGCCGACTCCGGTTATGGATCGGAGGAGAATTATCGTTTTATGGAAGAACATGATATAGAGTCTTTTGTAAAATACAACTGGTTCCACAAAGAGCAGAAGCGTTCGTTTAAGAATAATCCTTTTCTGGTGGATAATTTATATTATAATGCCAAAGATGATTACTATGTTTGCCCCATGGGGCAGCATATGACCTTTGTGGGTAAGACTCATGGAAGGACAGCTAGCGGATATATTACCGAATCACATCGCTACAGGGCAGCAAGATGCGAAGGATGCCCTCTTCGGACCGGATGCTTCAAAGCCAAGGGGAATCGCTCCATCGAAGTTAACCGCAGACTCGTGGAATATAAACGCAAAGCCCGTGAGAAGCTGATCTCGGATGAGGGACTTGAACACCGATCCAAACGACCTATAGAACCAGAAGCCGTTTTCGGACAAATGAAATACAATATGGCATACCGTCGATTCCGTCACTTCGGACTCGACAAAGTCACCATGGACTTTGCCTTCTTTGCCATAGCCTTCAACATAAAAAAGATGTGTGCAAAAGCAGCTAAAGGGATATCAAAGGGCTTTTATAACAGGAAAATTACTCTGAAAACAGCGTTTTATGAGGTGATAAGCGATCAAAATCGAATCGAAAGAAAAATCAATCCAAAATGGGCGGCTTGAAGCTTTTTTGAAAAACGAAACAAAAAAGAAAGAGGATGTGCCAATTACTTTGTTTTGACACACCCTCTTGATATCCATATATTTAATTATAGCGGTTCGTATCCCACCATACACGAACATTTTGTCCGTCGCCCTTTCCCTGGTTAAGGGAACTTTCCTTTGAGTAATGATTCAGATTCCGTTCGTCATCGATATAACGGAACTTCTTGATAAACTCGCCAGCTTTAATAAGCTCGTTGTCGCTTTGAACCACCGGAGCAAGAGCCGGATAACCTGTTCTGCGGAATTCGGTCCACGCCTCTGTACCATTTGGATAGATGCCAATCCATTTCTGGGTGATGATTTGCTTCAGCTTGGTTTCAAAACTTGCTGCAGCATCCCATTTTACATCTCCACCGTTAATATAAGCATCGTCGGCAGCTGTAGAATAGAGTGAGGCACTTACACCGGCACGAGCTTCGTCAAATGAAGCACGGATACCTGCAATGTAATTTTCTTTAGCATCTCCGGCGCCTGCCCAGCCACGTAAGGCAGCTTCTGCTTTCAGCAAACATACCTCTGCATAGTTCATGATTGTCTGAGGTTTCACGATAGTACCTTGAGGAACGCTTCCTTCCTGTACAGACCCTTTGGCTTTCTGATTCCATTCGGGGTAAACATATAATCCCCAGATGCAGGAATTATTTACAGGTGCATATTCCGGTTTCGTTAATTCGGAAGCAGGTAATCCGTTGGGAACCCCACGGTATTGAACCTCAGAAGTTCCGTAGGCATATCCTTGAGTCTGACTGAACCAAAGGGGTAGTCTGGGGTCTTGTACAGAACTTTCAGTCAGCATGATATCGATCATTGTCTTACTGGCCCTGAATTCGTTCCAGAAACTGATGGTCCACAGGGAGTGACCTGCATTTGCTTCTGCATTCTTGATGGCGGCATTGTCGTTGTTGCTGCTCATCAGGTTCTCTTTCAATGCTGCTTCTCCTTCGCTTTTTGCTTTGGCCGGATCAATGAATGATAAACGTAAAGCATAACGTAAACGCAGCGAGTTGGCTAATTTCACCCATTTGGTAAGATCACCTCCAAAAAGAATATCTTCGTTGCCGTACGAAAGCTGGTTCGCTTTATTACTTTTCAAGGCAGTGGCAGCCTCAGTAAGCTCTTTAAAGATATCATAATAAATATCTTTCTGAGCATCGTATTTGGGTTCAATAATACCTTGTCCTGCTTCAAAATAGGGCACATCACCGAAGCAATCGGTAGTACGGGCAGCTCCCATGGCCGAAATAATACGCATTACCTGATACATATTATCGTATTCGGGGTGTTTGTCCAACATAGCCTGCACTTCATGCAGGTTCTTTGAAAGGTATACGTAGTATGAACGCCAAAAACCATCTTTCACCCAGCCGTCTTTCCATTCATAACGGTCGGATGGGAAGTAAGAGGCTGTATTGGCGAAATACTGTGCATACAGATTGGTATGCAGATTGTCTCCCACCTGGTATTCCCATGAGCGGCAATTGAACCCATAGTCAATCATTTTAGGAAGAATCAGGCTCGGACTTACTTCGGTAGCAGCCAACGGGTTCCTGTTCATTTCTTCAAAATTACCCGTACAACCTGCTGTTAAACTGCCAATGAGGCAAATAACACTTAATTTTTTTATGGATAGTTTCATTGTTGTATCACGAATTAGAATTTAACATTTAGAGTAAAGCCATAGGAGCGAGTAGGAGGTAAAGAAGAATATTCAAATGCCTGTGCATAGTCTTCGCGAGAGAATGAACCTTCCGGGTTTACAGGAGCATTTTTGAATATGTAAAACAGGTCTCTACCAACGGCTGATAATTTTACACTCTTGATCGGGAGATTTCTCAACCATGAAGCCGGAAGCGTATATCCCAAAGAAAGTTCGCGTAGTTTAGCATAAGAGGCATCGTACAGGAATTCTTCTCCAATACCATAGGCACCGCCAATGGTTGCGTAGTAATCTTCCGCCTTAACCGCTTTTGTGTTTTCGGCACCGGTTGAGTTTAGAACACCATTTATAACCATACCTTCTGCTCCACGGCCTACCAGGGTTTTAGCTGATGTACCTGCAGTACATGCATACATATCGGTTGTAGATATGAAGCTGCCTCCAGAACGAATGTCTACCAATGCATTGAATGATACATTCTTGTAGCGTAATGCAGTAGAGAATGATCCGGTCCAGTCCGGTGTCATGTTACCGATCACCTTGTCCGATTCCGAAATCGGCATTCCGTTGTCGCCAATAAGGATTCGT from the Macellibacteroides fermentans genome contains:
- a CDS encoding DNA-directed RNA polymerase subunit alpha: MAILAFQKPDKVLMLEADNFFGKFEFRPLEPGYGITVGNALRRILLSSLEGFAITSIKIEGVEHEFGTVPGVLEDVTNIILNLKQVRFKHIVDDVENEKVSITVSGSEEFKAGDIGKQLNGFEVLNPELVICHLDSSASLQIELTINKGRGYVPADENRDPNADINVIAIDSIFTPIRNVKYSIENFRVEQKTDYEKLVLEIATDGSIHPKEALKEAAKILIHHFMLFSDEKIATETVDTDGNEEFDEEVLHMRQLLKSKLADMDLSVRALNCLKAADVETLGELVKFNKNDLLKFRNFGKKSLTELDELLEGLNLSFGMDITKYKLDKE
- the rplQ gene encoding 50S ribosomal protein L17; translated protein: MRHNKKINHLGRTNTHREAMLSNMASSLIKHKRIFTTTAKAKALRKYVEPLITKCKDDSTHSRRVVFSTLQDKYAVTELFQEVSKKIGDRPGGYTRIIKTGNRLGDNAAMCFIELVDYNENMLKENVAKKAAKTRRSRKKATTAEATVAEANEASAE
- the eno gene encoding phosphopyruvate hydratase, which codes for MNIAKIIGREVLDSRGNPTVEVDVWLESGAFGRAAVPSGASTGENEAIELRDGDKKRYGGKGVLKAVENVNKVIAPALLGYNALLQVAIDRKLIELDGTKTKSNLGANAMLGVSLAVAKAAANYLDLPLYRYIGGTNAYVLPVPMMNIINGGSHSDSPIAFQEFMIRPVGASSFREGLRMGAEVFHALKKVLHDRGLSTAVGDEGGFAPVLEGTEDALNSILSAIKAAGYEPGKDVTIALDCASSEFYKDGIYDYSKFEGAKGAKRTADEQVAYLSELVSKYPIDSIEDGMDEGDWDGWKKLTTALGSKCQLVGDDLFVTNVDFLKKGIETGCGNSILIKVNQIGTLTETLDAIEMAHRNGYTSVTSHRSGETEDATIADIAVATNSGQIKTGSLSRSDRMAKYNQLLRIEEELGSRAVYGYAKLKKSCC
- a CDS encoding carboxypeptidase-like regulatory domain-containing protein, translating into MNKLLFTLLFCFSCATLIFAQSLKISGRITDSQSKEPLEFANIVLTTADTT
- a CDS encoding outer membrane beta-barrel protein; the encoded protein is MRLQGSVNNNQPSLSELSAVDQRIDSLQIVRGNPLLQPYTSYQVNLSGEARKGIFTANLWSSYEYRPKAIMDEKFVEGNRIINTFDNQKSWQRLSVETTLKVKPLKDLLQVSATGGVNHYLSDGNTYNHEYTNWFYRGDLSFVYKKVMLAFQIQSNWNWFWGENVYGGENYHLLQAKYNMKNCSIGLGVFNPFSDNYKVVNENWSQHATIKKANYINESSRLVMVQFSWNLSFGRKYASAQKKLQNSDSDSGIVTNSK
- a CDS encoding cation:proton antiporter, with translation MNLSILLVTGLPIDNPVLKFLLILLIILFAPLLLNRLRIPHLLGLIIAGAIVGPFGFNLMERDSSIILSGTAGLLYIMFLAGLEIDHDDFKKNSRKSLVFGMYTFLIPMTLGILTGVYILQFSLISSVLLASMFASHTLIAYPILSKLGVTRNRAVTITIGGTMITDTLALLVLTVIVEMSKGTVGPSFWIKILISLLIFGSIVLGLFPIIGRWFFKRFNDNVSQYIFVLVIVFTGAFLAELAGIEPIIGAFLSGLSMNRLIPRTSALMNRVEFVGNAIFIPFFLIGVGMLINFRSFVNFETIKVAVVMTIVATLAKFLAAWLTQKQFKYTRDERDIIFGLSNAQAAATLAAVIVGYNVITGTDSNGTPIRLLNEDVLNGTIFMILVTCTIASFAAQRGAKNIALEESADNGEADVMERERILITVSNEETVDDLVQLSASIKQKGKKSRLFALNVISTDDYDDQADKDARKILEKAIIHASATDNRLSDLLRYDTDVVNAITNTIKEQKITYLIMGLHQKKQITESFLGNLTERLLLQSNATTLIFKPMQPLGTVSRYLVIVPDKAEKELGFPFWLHKVWSLAKNTGTKIVFYSSAHTLNHLKEVCSKQSVGTEYKEFENWDNFNTLNAEVKVNDSFLIIMSRKENPSYHPAMNRIHHFLNNQHNKTGFILIYPMQLRVTDNLNRDLVNPSLLLT
- a CDS encoding glycoside hydrolase family 16 protein: MKIFRFTPILLILFIAGWSCSPNPRNSFPDNNALSHTPFVPTDNGYKLVWMDSFDGTKLDTTKWSLRGLGSRRIGYNDSSMVKVENGNLLLMYDIKGDSILGAMIGSEGKFETTYGYFECRAELQKSVGPWAAFWMQSPKISEGRDPAEYGVEMDIFEYFNELGPDTLSHALHWAYGPEMQSVGPLKSGLKGLDKGFHTFGFEWTEKNYAFYIDGLKFFEVNEGISKIDQYIILSMEIRDKLEGFKKAVAPDTFKIDYVKVYKK
- a CDS encoding IS1182 family transposase — protein: MTKLHFRPYISNQTLLFPSRIDEDIAEDDPVRVVNALVDNLDLNNIKALYKEYGRSPYHPQMMLKVIIYAYMNNVYSCRKIEKLLLRDIHYIWLAGYEKPDFITINRFRNRVKHEINQIFTQLVLLLAGKGYVSLDVEYIDGTKIESKANKYTFVWRKSVEKNRDKLLDKIRILLEQIDETIAQDKAAENQSVAFTPAAISDLARELKEALAEQPAARTREEKKARRAREKEIKELEKHGDKLAEYDQHLQTLGDRNSYSKSDPSATFMRMKEDAMNNGQTKPGYNLQIGTENQFITDFSLFPNPTDTLTLIPFLSSFSGRYNRLPGKAVADSGYGSEENYRFMEEHDIESFVKYNWFHKEQKRSFKNNPFLVDNLYYNAKDDYYVCPMGQHMTFVGKTHGRTASGYITESHRYRAARCEGCPLRTGCFKAKGNRSIEVNRRLVEYKRKAREKLISDEGLEHRSKRPIEPEAVFGQMKYNMAYRRFRHFGLDKVTMDFAFFAIAFNIKKMCAKAAKGISKGFYNRKITLKTAFYEVISDQNRIERKINPKWAA
- a CDS encoding SusD/RagB family nutrient-binding outer membrane lipoprotein; the protein is MKLSIKKLSVICLIGSLTAGCTGNFEEMNRNPLAATEVSPSLILPKMIDYGFNCRSWEYQVGDNLHTNLYAQYFANTASYFPSDRYEWKDGWVKDGFWRSYYVYLSKNLHEVQAMLDKHPEYDNMYQVMRIISAMGAARTTDCFGDVPYFEAGQGIIEPKYDAQKDIYYDIFKELTEAATALKSNKANQLSYGNEDILFGGDLTKWVKLANSLRLRYALRLSFIDPAKAKSEGEAALKENLMSSNNDNAAIKNAEANAGHSLWTISFWNEFRASKTMIDIMLTESSVQDPRLPLWFSQTQGYAYGTSEVQYRGVPNGLPASELTKPEYAPVNNSCIWGLYVYPEWNQKAKGSVQEGSVPQGTIVKPQTIMNYAEVCLLKAEAALRGWAGAGDAKENYIAGIRASFDEARAGVSASLYSTAADDAYINGGDVKWDAAASFETKLKQIITQKWIGIYPNGTEAWTEFRRTGYPALAPVVQSDNELIKAGEFIKKFRYIDDERNLNHYSKESSLNQGKGDGQNVRVWWDTNRYN